The proteins below are encoded in one region of Fibrella aestuarina BUZ 2:
- the nuoL gene encoding NADH-quinone oxidoreductase subunit L, translated as MSPDLLCLLIPLLPLIGFVINGLGFRKVPNGLVGPLALAGPVAAFLCVCLLWSAFGVGNEATIKTTLFDWISVGSMPINFSFQVDQLTLLMLTIVTGIGSLIHLYSIGYMHHDAGYGKFMAFLNLFLFFMLLLVLGSNFVVMFIGWEGVGLCSYLLIGFWNTNTSYNNAARKAFVMNRIGDLGFLLGIFTIMGTFGSVEFTDVFEQVVGMDVNAPVVVTITLLLFVGAMGKSAQIPLFTWLPDAMAGPTPVSALIHAATMVTAGIYMVVRSNVLFSLAPITLDIIGGIAIATALLAASIGLLQNDIKKVLAYSTVSQLGYMFLGLAATAYTAGMFHVITHAFFKALLFLGAGSVIHAMSNEQDIRNMGGLRKALPITFWTFLIGTIAIAGIPPFAGFFSKDEILAHVFEHSKVLWALGLLGSAMTSFYMFRLLFLTFFGEFRGTAEQKHHLHESPLSMTLPLMVLAVLSAIGGFMNVPEVLGGASRLAEFMSPLFDQARQANPTLFEANALDHGTELMLMSISAGVALVSAAVAYVMYVRNAAVPQPDSQERSLPQQVVYGKYYIDEFYESLIVRPVRALGDAFYSLGEFAIDAVVGGVAWVVRSTSGQLRRVQNGSIALYVLLMVVSITLLFGLRFFNVPFFHGK; from the coding sequence ATGTCTCCTGATCTACTCTGTTTACTCATTCCGTTGTTGCCGCTGATCGGCTTTGTCATTAATGGGTTGGGCTTTCGTAAAGTGCCCAACGGGCTGGTAGGACCGTTGGCGCTGGCTGGTCCCGTAGCGGCGTTTCTGTGCGTCTGTCTGCTGTGGAGTGCGTTTGGCGTCGGCAACGAAGCCACCATCAAAACCACCCTGTTCGACTGGATCAGCGTCGGGTCGATGCCCATCAATTTCTCGTTTCAAGTCGATCAGCTTACGCTGCTGATGCTGACCATCGTGACGGGCATTGGGTCGCTCATTCATCTGTACAGCATCGGCTACATGCACCACGATGCGGGCTATGGCAAGTTCATGGCCTTCCTCAACCTGTTTTTGTTCTTCATGCTCCTGCTGGTGCTGGGGTCCAACTTCGTGGTCATGTTTATCGGCTGGGAAGGCGTGGGGCTGTGTTCGTATTTGCTCATCGGCTTCTGGAACACCAACACCAGCTACAACAATGCCGCCCGCAAGGCCTTCGTAATGAACCGGATCGGTGATCTGGGCTTTTTGCTGGGCATCTTCACGATTATGGGTACGTTCGGCTCGGTCGAGTTTACCGATGTGTTTGAACAGGTCGTAGGCATGGACGTCAACGCGCCCGTTGTCGTAACCATCACGCTGCTCCTGTTTGTTGGTGCCATGGGCAAATCGGCGCAGATTCCGCTGTTCACGTGGCTCCCCGACGCCATGGCTGGCCCCACGCCCGTGTCGGCGCTGATTCACGCCGCCACGATGGTGACGGCCGGTATCTACATGGTGGTGCGGTCCAACGTGCTGTTCAGCCTTGCTCCTATCACCCTCGATATTATCGGTGGCATCGCCATTGCCACGGCACTGTTAGCTGCGTCGATTGGTCTGCTACAAAACGACATTAAGAAAGTACTGGCCTACTCGACTGTGTCGCAGTTGGGCTATATGTTCCTGGGCCTGGCCGCAACGGCCTACACGGCGGGCATGTTCCACGTCATCACCCACGCGTTCTTCAAAGCGCTGCTGTTCCTTGGGGCGGGTAGCGTCATCCACGCGATGAGCAACGAACAGGACATCCGCAACATGGGCGGTCTGCGGAAAGCATTGCCCATTACGTTCTGGACATTCCTGATTGGTACCATCGCCATTGCGGGTATCCCGCCGTTTGCCGGTTTCTTCTCGAAAGACGAAATCCTGGCCCATGTGTTCGAACATAGCAAAGTGCTGTGGGCACTGGGGCTGCTGGGTTCGGCCATGACCTCGTTCTATATGTTCCGGCTGCTGTTCCTGACGTTCTTCGGCGAGTTCCGGGGCACTGCCGAACAGAAACACCACCTGCATGAATCACCCCTGAGCATGACGCTGCCCCTGATGGTGCTGGCCGTGCTCTCGGCGATTGGCGGTTTCATGAACGTACCTGAGGTGCTTGGCGGCGCCTCGCGGCTCGCGGAGTTTATGTCGCCGCTGTTCGATCAGGCCCGGCAGGCCAACCCAACGCTCTTTGAAGCCAATGCCCTCGACCACGGCACCGAGCTGATGCTCATGAGCATTTCGGCAGGCGTAGCCCTGGTGTCGGCCGCAGTGGCCTACGTCATGTACGTACGTAATGCCGCTGTGCCGCAGCCTGACTCGCAGGAGCGATCGCTGCCGCAACAGGTTGTGTATGGCAAATACTACATCGACGAGTTTTACGAAAGCCTGATCGTGCGGCCCGTTCGGGCGTTAGGCGATGCCTTTTACAGCCTCGGCGAATTTGCCATCGACGCGGTTGTGGGCGGTGTGGCCTGGGTTGTGCGCAGCACATCGGGCCAGCTTCGGCGCGTACAAAACGGGTCGATCGCGCTTTACGTCTTGCTGATGGTCGTCAGCATCACTCTGCTCTTTGGTCTGCGCTTCTTTAACGTTCCGTTCTTTCACGGTAAATAA
- the nuoK gene encoding NADH-quinone oxidoreductase subunit NuoK yields the protein MQPTATATIPEVIQQIPLNYYLIFSTALFVIGIIGVLTRRNAIVIFMSIELMLNAVNTLLIAFSSYRSDPTGQVFVFFIMAVAAAEVSVGLAIIVMIYRNIRTIDVGMLNKLKW from the coding sequence ATGCAACCTACCGCTACGGCTACCATTCCGGAAGTTATTCAACAAATACCGCTCAATTATTACCTCATTTTTAGCACGGCTCTCTTTGTCATTGGCATCATCGGTGTCTTGACGCGCCGCAACGCCATCGTCATTTTTATGTCGATCGAGCTGATGCTCAACGCCGTAAACACGTTGCTAATCGCCTTCTCGTCGTATCGCTCTGATCCAACCGGGCAGGTCTTCGTCTTTTTCATCATGGCCGTTGCTGCCGCCGAAGTATCGGTTGGGCTGGCAATCATTGTCATGATCTACCGGAACATCCGCACCATCGACGTGGGGATGTTGAATAAATTGAAATGGTAA
- a CDS encoding 3'-5' exonuclease — translation MNHNLKLKKPLAVFDLETTGVNTAKDRIVEVCVAKAMPSGELVVKTYRVNPGVPIPLETSLIHGIYDEDVKDAPSFKSIARTLAQFLEGCDLAGFNSNRFDIPLLVEEFLRANVDFDMKNRRMVDVQRIYHLMEPRNLSAAYRHFCGKELVGAHGAEADTLATFEVLDTIVQKHAGQTIRDEGRKRDFVIDNDVETLDAIGRNNNVDLAGRMVFNDKGEEVINFGKHAGKPVLDVLKNEPSFYDWVQKGEFSLDTKRRLTEIRLRMFTGALNGTHSRGPSREK, via the coding sequence ATGAACCACAATCTCAAACTGAAAAAACCCTTAGCCGTTTTCGACCTCGAAACAACGGGCGTCAATACGGCCAAAGACCGGATTGTGGAGGTATGCGTGGCCAAAGCGATGCCGTCGGGTGAGTTGGTCGTGAAAACGTACCGCGTCAACCCCGGCGTACCAATCCCGCTCGAAACCAGCCTGATCCACGGCATTTACGACGAAGACGTCAAAGACGCTCCCTCATTCAAGAGCATCGCCCGGACACTGGCTCAATTCCTGGAAGGCTGCGACCTGGCGGGGTTCAACTCCAACCGGTTCGACATTCCGCTGCTGGTGGAAGAGTTTCTGCGCGCCAACGTCGATTTCGACATGAAAAATCGCCGTATGGTCGACGTGCAGCGCATTTATCACCTGATGGAGCCCCGCAACCTCAGCGCCGCTTACCGGCATTTCTGCGGGAAAGAACTGGTGGGTGCGCACGGGGCCGAAGCTGATACGCTGGCTACGTTTGAGGTGCTGGATACGATTGTGCAAAAACATGCTGGCCAGACTATCCGCGACGAAGGCCGTAAGCGCGACTTCGTGATCGACAACGACGTGGAGACGCTCGATGCCATTGGCCGCAACAACAACGTGGATCTGGCGGGCCGGATGGTGTTTAACGACAAGGGCGAAGAAGTCATCAATTTTGGCAAACATGCCGGGAAGCCGGTGCTCGACGTCCTGAAAAACGAACCGTCCTTTTACGATTGGGTGCAGAAGGGCGAGTTTTCGCTCGACACCAAACGCCGCCTGACCGAAATCCGCCTTCGCATGTTCACCGGCGCTTTGAACGGGACGCATTCACGGGGCCCTTCGCGGGAAAAATAG
- a CDS encoding regulatory protein RecX, translating to MTEYLKDALRKAASFCAYQERTQQEVRKRLDAWDIYGDDAEEIIAELITQGYLSEERFATSFAGGKFRVKGWGKRKIAQHLKQRGITGRNLETALADIKPDDYRARLAELLDKKRRTLHDDNPLVVKQKLARYALSKGFEMGLIWEVLGGED from the coding sequence ATGACCGAATACCTCAAAGATGCCTTGCGGAAGGCGGCCTCATTTTGCGCCTATCAGGAACGTACCCAGCAGGAGGTTCGCAAACGGCTCGATGCCTGGGATATCTACGGCGACGATGCTGAGGAGATCATTGCCGAGCTGATTACGCAGGGCTACCTGAGCGAAGAGCGGTTTGCTACCAGTTTTGCCGGGGGGAAATTTCGGGTGAAAGGATGGGGGAAACGAAAAATTGCCCAGCATCTGAAGCAACGGGGTATTACGGGCCGTAATCTGGAAACGGCGCTGGCCGACATCAAACCCGATGACTACCGGGCGCGGCTCGCTGAACTGCTGGATAAAAAACGGCGCACCCTCCACGACGATAACCCACTGGTTGTAAAGCAAAAACTGGCCCGGTATGCCCTGAGCAAGGGGTTTGAAATGGGCCTGATCTGGGAAGTACTGGGGGGTGAAGACTAA
- a CDS encoding DUF2142 domain-containing protein — MVAVKSRSSIQVAVEQKVPKPQRWSLETLFLIIGFFFGVLFLATTPPFQVADESRHFVRAYQISEDVLHALGWIPSSDKLPVSLVNAIEETQYLHVDPESKTTIGHTLSLMDDDLRPEARVRYVDTAGYPFISYLPQLALIIPMRLLQVNAVVTLYAARFCALLFWLLVTYLAIRKLPVAKHLLVFIALLPMTIFQAGSLSADCITLSLSFLLIAYYVHLAHKASYVRSNEFLVVSGVGALLTAAKLVYFPLVGLHFLISPAKFRSRRLYVLTFALTVFVCIATLLISYNNFLTPLFSPEKAVAATSAQGPTPYPQLNFLLANPLNIGRMLAATGGKYGRTYMDGFVGHLGWRCASLPSYLYVVTILMIAITAFTADSRLFTRRWHRLLLIGIAAVISGAICLAICTDTFLNHKPTFLLRGIQGRYFTPFAMLIGLLAANRTSLNRRYGRYIQAAMLPFVVFLLLNAFYFLVDHYYEL; from the coding sequence ATGGTAGCAGTCAAATCGAGGTCCAGTATTCAGGTAGCAGTCGAGCAGAAAGTACCCAAGCCGCAGCGGTGGTCGCTTGAAACGTTGTTTCTGATTATAGGCTTTTTCTTTGGCGTCTTATTTTTAGCCACTACGCCGCCTTTTCAGGTTGCCGACGAGTCGCGCCATTTTGTGCGGGCTTACCAAATTTCGGAAGATGTCCTTCACGCGCTGGGCTGGATTCCGTCCAGCGATAAGTTGCCCGTCAGTCTGGTCAATGCTATCGAAGAGACCCAGTATCTACACGTTGACCCAGAATCGAAAACGACGATAGGCCACACCCTATCGCTGATGGACGACGACCTGCGGCCCGAAGCCAGGGTCAGGTACGTCGACACGGCGGGTTACCCATTCATCAGCTACCTGCCTCAACTTGCCCTCATCATTCCAATGCGTTTGTTGCAGGTCAACGCCGTTGTCACGCTCTATGCCGCCCGGTTTTGCGCGTTGCTGTTTTGGCTGCTGGTAACGTACCTGGCCATCCGGAAGCTGCCCGTTGCCAAGCATTTGCTGGTGTTCATTGCCCTGCTGCCCATGACCATCTTTCAGGCGGGGTCTCTTTCCGCTGACTGCATCACCCTGTCGTTGAGTTTCCTGTTGATCGCCTATTACGTGCATCTGGCCCACAAAGCGTCGTATGTGCGGAGCAATGAGTTTTTGGTCGTCAGTGGGGTAGGAGCGTTGCTGACGGCGGCCAAGCTGGTCTATTTTCCGCTGGTCGGGCTTCATTTCCTCATCAGTCCGGCTAAATTCCGATCGCGTCGGCTCTACGTCCTGACGTTCGCCCTGACGGTATTTGTCTGCATCGCCACGCTGCTGATCTCCTATAACAACTTTCTGACGCCGCTATTTTCGCCTGAAAAAGCAGTCGCCGCAACAAGTGCCCAAGGCCCAACGCCTTACCCGCAGCTTAATTTTCTCCTGGCCAACCCCCTGAATATTGGCCGGATGCTGGCCGCAACGGGTGGTAAGTACGGACGTACCTACATGGATGGCTTCGTTGGGCATTTGGGCTGGCGCTGCGCTTCGCTACCGTCGTATCTGTACGTAGTCACGATCCTGATGATTGCGATTACGGCCTTTACCGCCGACAGTCGCCTGTTCACGAGGCGCTGGCACAGGCTGTTGCTAATCGGTATTGCGGCTGTCATCAGCGGAGCCATTTGCCTGGCCATTTGCACCGACACGTTCCTGAATCACAAGCCTACGTTCCTGTTACGCGGTATTCAGGGACGGTATTTCACGCCGTTCGCCATGCTGATCGGGCTGTTGGCCGCCAACCGAACGAGCCTCAACCGGCGCTACGGTCGCTACATTCAGGCTGCGATGCTGCCGTTTGTGGTTTTCCTGCTGCTGAATGCCTTTTACTTTCTGGTCGATCATTACTACGAGTTGTAG
- a CDS encoding ribonucleoside-diphosphate reductase small subunit: MLAETSVEPLLEEDKSRFVLFPIKHNDIWQMYKKHEASFWTAEEIDLGQDLKDWNSLSDGERHFISHVLAFFAASDGIVNENLAVNFLSEVQYAEAKCFYGFQIMMENIHSETYSLLIDTYIKDPIEKDRMLNAIDTIPCVQKKADWALRWISNGSFAERLIAFAAVEGIFFSGSFCSIFWLKKRGLMPGLTFSNELISRDEGLHRDFACLLYTDHIRNKMDPQAIYDIIRNAVEIEQEFVSDALPVSLIGMNADLMKQYIEFVADHLLVSLGLNSIYNVSNPFDFMDMISLQGKTNFFEKRVGEYQKAGVMASTSKDKEVTKFSMEEDF, from the coding sequence ATGCTCGCTGAAACCTCTGTTGAACCGCTCCTGGAAGAAGATAAAAGCCGATTTGTGCTCTTTCCGATCAAGCACAACGACATCTGGCAGATGTACAAGAAGCACGAGGCTTCATTCTGGACCGCTGAAGAGATCGATCTGGGGCAGGACCTGAAAGACTGGAATAGCCTCAGCGACGGTGAGCGCCACTTCATTTCGCACGTGCTGGCCTTCTTTGCCGCTTCGGATGGGATCGTCAACGAAAACCTCGCCGTCAACTTCCTCTCGGAGGTTCAGTATGCCGAGGCGAAGTGCTTCTACGGTTTCCAGATTATGATGGAGAACATCCACTCAGAAACCTATTCGCTGCTGATCGACACGTACATTAAGGACCCGATCGAAAAAGACCGGATGCTCAATGCCATCGATACGATCCCCTGCGTGCAGAAGAAAGCCGACTGGGCCTTGCGCTGGATCAGCAACGGTAGCTTTGCCGAGCGGCTCATCGCCTTCGCAGCGGTTGAGGGGATCTTCTTCTCGGGTTCGTTCTGCTCGATTTTCTGGCTCAAAAAGCGGGGCCTCATGCCGGGTCTGACGTTCTCAAACGAACTGATCTCGCGCGACGAAGGGCTGCACCGCGATTTTGCCTGCTTGCTCTACACGGATCACATCCGGAACAAAATGGATCCGCAGGCGATCTACGACATCATCCGGAACGCCGTTGAGATTGAGCAGGAGTTTGTGAGCGACGCCCTCCCCGTATCGCTGATCGGGATGAACGCCGACCTCATGAAACAATACATCGAGTTTGTGGCCGACCACCTGCTGGTATCGCTCGGCTTGAACTCGATTTACAACGTCTCGAACCCCTTCGATTTCATGGATATGATTTCGCTGCAAGGCAAAACCAACTTCTTCGAGAAGCGCGTTGGTGAGTACCAGAAAGCGGGTGTCATGGCGTCAACGAGCAAGGATAAAGAGGTAACGAAATTCTCGATGGAAGAGGATTTTTAA
- the msrA gene encoding peptide-methionine (S)-S-oxide reductase MsrA — MRFLPYFFLLILAVGCTKKSADKANQNEVKDTSPAKLPQPAPGEAVATFAGGCFWCIEEEFELLKGVREAVSGYAGGDLANPTYEQVGTDQTGHAESVQVYYDPKVIPYDTLVKAFLYAHDPTTLNRQGPDVGTQYRSVAFYRTPAEKAAIDKAIAHYNASGIYTDPVVTQVVPFKAFYPAEVYHQGYYRAHPDDFYINSVSRPKVEKFKKKLADKLKPETAEK; from the coding sequence ATGCGTTTCCTTCCTTATTTCTTCCTCCTCATACTAGCTGTGGGGTGCACCAAAAAGAGCGCCGACAAAGCCAATCAGAACGAAGTAAAAGATACGTCGCCCGCCAAACTGCCTCAGCCCGCACCGGGCGAAGCCGTAGCCACATTTGCGGGTGGTTGCTTCTGGTGCATTGAAGAAGAATTTGAGTTGCTCAAGGGTGTGCGCGAAGCCGTTTCGGGTTACGCGGGTGGCGACCTGGCCAACCCCACCTATGAGCAGGTCGGCACCGATCAGACGGGGCATGCCGAGTCGGTTCAGGTGTATTATGACCCGAAGGTGATTCCCTACGACACGCTGGTGAAAGCCTTCCTGTATGCCCATGACCCTACCACACTCAACCGGCAGGGCCCCGACGTGGGTACCCAATACCGCTCCGTGGCTTTCTACCGCACCCCAGCCGAAAAAGCAGCCATCGATAAGGCCATTGCGCACTACAATGCCAGTGGCATCTATACTGATCCGGTGGTGACGCAGGTGGTGCCGTTCAAGGCATTTTACCCCGCCGAGGTGTATCATCAGGGCTACTACCGTGCCCACCCAGACGACTTCTATATCAATAGCGTTTCGAGACCCAAAGTCGAGAAGTTTAAAAAGAAGCTGGCCGATAAGCTCAAACCAGAAACGGCAGAAAAGTAG
- a CDS encoding LBF_2804 family protein — MSTQPPENTPGPIDQLALRYLRRALDSAHPTDEPFVMNELENQVIGKVRRQTLGMAALLGIFGVVSLYLPQYLWPAFFASNSATLFGYSVDLPLITTLYAILLVYLEVYALLYINLRAVRYVMAVCQFPRQHDAQYERHLYALAEAVRDGADKGLLRYGIDPYLGLPQWGLTAFFVVNQVKAVISSFVLKVALRPLAGRFVIPQVINLIGLPVYAFWNVWASNRVIHEAKIRVMAPLTIREFVDDLYEEWRHNEAFCALIPEALQYVAVLKRQYNYAHLLLTETLMDRFGLQVINPTGRFLDRLAEAPPEVRKPLERLVIFGVLIDGNLSWFEKRRLRQLKDRSWLSYSVADIEQIGKEYYQGRGLWV; from the coding sequence ATGTCTACACAACCGCCCGAAAATACGCCTGGTCCCATCGACCAGTTAGCGTTACGCTACCTGCGGCGGGCTTTAGACTCGGCGCATCCGACTGACGAGCCGTTTGTCATGAATGAACTGGAAAACCAGGTCATTGGCAAAGTTCGTCGGCAAACGCTAGGGATGGCGGCCTTGCTGGGCATTTTTGGTGTGGTTTCTCTGTATCTGCCTCAGTATCTGTGGCCTGCTTTCTTCGCATCAAACAGCGCCACTCTATTCGGCTACTCGGTCGACCTACCCCTGATCACAACGCTGTACGCTATCTTACTGGTTTACCTTGAAGTTTATGCACTGTTGTACATCAACCTGCGGGCCGTACGGTATGTGATGGCGGTTTGCCAGTTCCCACGTCAGCACGATGCCCAGTACGAACGCCACCTGTACGCGCTGGCCGAAGCCGTCCGGGACGGGGCCGACAAAGGCTTGCTACGTTATGGTATCGACCCCTATCTGGGCCTGCCGCAGTGGGGCCTGACCGCGTTTTTCGTAGTCAATCAAGTCAAAGCAGTCATCAGCAGCTTTGTGCTGAAAGTCGCATTGCGGCCACTGGCAGGGCGTTTTGTCATTCCTCAGGTAATCAATCTGATTGGTTTACCCGTGTACGCTTTCTGGAATGTGTGGGCCTCGAACCGGGTTATTCACGAAGCCAAAATTCGGGTCATGGCGCCCCTGACCATTCGCGAATTCGTGGATGATCTTTATGAAGAATGGCGGCACAACGAAGCGTTTTGCGCCCTTATCCCGGAAGCGCTGCAATATGTGGCGGTTCTGAAGCGCCAGTACAACTATGCCCATCTGCTGCTTACCGAGACGCTGATGGACCGGTTTGGCCTCCAGGTCATCAACCCGACCGGCCGCTTTCTGGACCGGCTGGCCGAAGCACCGCCCGAGGTTCGCAAGCCACTGGAACGTCTGGTCATTTTCGGCGTTCTAATCGACGGTAACCTATCGTGGTTTGAAAAACGGCGCCTTCGTCAACTCAAAGACCGCAGCTGGCTCTCCTATTCGGTCGCCGATATCGAACAGATTGGCAAAGAGTATTACCAGGGCCGCGGCCTGTGGGTGTAA
- a CDS encoding IMPACT family protein encodes MTLFDDTFRTITTATEGDFRDRGSKFLGFAYPIRSEADARTYLEALRKIHPKANHHCYAYRLGLDRNHYRVNDDGEPSGTAGRPILNVLLSRDLTNVLVVVVRYFGGTLLGVPGLINAYKLATMAALDVATVVEKTVNEVYRLRFPFEQMNDVMRVVKEHQLTILKQDFDTACLLDLEMRRTLVEVVMGKLGKLDGVEAKSVAQGAS; translated from the coding sequence ATGACACTTTTCGACGATACGTTTCGAACCATCACTACGGCTACTGAAGGTGATTTTCGGGACCGGGGCAGCAAGTTTCTGGGCTTTGCCTACCCAATCCGCTCCGAGGCCGATGCCCGAACGTACCTGGAGGCCCTGCGTAAAATTCACCCAAAGGCCAATCACCATTGTTACGCCTACCGGCTCGGCCTCGATCGTAACCACTATCGGGTCAACGACGACGGCGAACCGAGCGGAACCGCCGGGCGGCCCATTCTGAACGTGCTGTTATCGCGCGATCTGACCAATGTGCTTGTGGTGGTGGTGCGCTACTTCGGCGGTACGTTGCTCGGTGTGCCGGGGCTGATCAACGCCTATAAACTGGCCACCATGGCTGCACTCGACGTGGCCACGGTGGTAGAGAAAACGGTGAATGAGGTGTACCGGCTTCGCTTTCCGTTCGAACAGATGAACGACGTGATGCGCGTAGTGAAAGAACACCAGCTGACGATCCTGAAACAGGACTTCGATACCGCCTGCCTCCTCGACCTGGAAATGCGCCGCACGTTGGTGGAGGTCGTGATGGGCAAACTGGGGAAGCTGGATGGCGTAGAGGCAAAGAGCGTGGCGCAAGGGGCATCATAG